One genomic window of Paraburkholderia acidiphila includes the following:
- a CDS encoding MmgE/PrpD family protein — translation MTDHPSRALAAFASQLRFDSIPSHVVERTVNLYVDWLGSALGGKGARPVETIARFARAAHGAAGAPAPCEVIIDRTRTTAYFAAMINGAASHFVEQDDVHNGSVLHPATVVFPVTLALAQALGASGQEFIAASVAGYEVGIRVGEFMGRSHYKIFHTTGTVGTIAAAAAAGRLLKLTPEQMLDAFGSAGTQASGLWEFLRDAADSKQLHTAMAAANGLMAAQLAADGFRGAQRILEGAQGMAAGMSSDADPAKLVDRLGERWATVETSFKYHAACRHTHPAADALLSVIEAHRLNPDDIANVTAHVHQGAIDVLGSVVVPSTVHQAKFNMGTVLGLVAYRGYAGVNEFERDYSADDIAAFRARVTMALDEEVDRAYPARWIGKVTVTTRDGRTLQGRVDEPKGDPGNTLSRDEIAAKFVRLAAFSGAARESDAQRLLDAAWGIAEAQRIGSLFGAGASA, via the coding sequence ATGACAGATCATCCCAGCCGCGCGCTCGCGGCTTTCGCTTCGCAACTGCGTTTCGATTCGATTCCGTCTCACGTGGTCGAGCGCACCGTCAATCTCTACGTGGACTGGCTCGGCTCTGCGCTAGGCGGCAAGGGCGCACGTCCGGTCGAAACGATCGCGCGGTTCGCGCGTGCCGCGCACGGCGCGGCCGGAGCGCCAGCCCCGTGCGAAGTCATCATCGACCGCACTCGCACCACGGCGTATTTCGCCGCCATGATCAACGGCGCCGCTTCGCACTTCGTCGAGCAGGACGACGTGCACAACGGATCGGTGCTGCATCCGGCTACCGTCGTATTCCCGGTGACGCTCGCGCTTGCGCAGGCGCTGGGCGCTTCAGGGCAGGAGTTCATCGCAGCCTCGGTGGCGGGCTATGAAGTGGGCATACGGGTGGGCGAATTCATGGGTCGTTCGCACTACAAGATATTTCACACGACCGGCACCGTGGGCACGATCGCAGCGGCTGCCGCGGCGGGTCGACTGCTGAAGCTGACACCCGAGCAGATGCTCGACGCGTTCGGCTCGGCGGGCACGCAGGCGAGCGGTTTGTGGGAGTTCCTGCGCGACGCGGCCGATTCGAAGCAACTGCACACAGCGATGGCGGCTGCGAACGGCTTGATGGCCGCGCAACTCGCGGCGGACGGTTTTCGCGGCGCGCAGCGCATTCTCGAAGGCGCACAGGGCATGGCGGCGGGCATGTCGAGCGACGCGGATCCTGCAAAGCTTGTCGATCGACTGGGCGAGCGTTGGGCGACGGTCGAAACGTCGTTCAAGTATCACGCGGCGTGCCGCCACACGCATCCGGCCGCTGACGCGCTGCTGTCCGTGATCGAAGCGCACCGGCTCAATCCCGACGATATCGCAAACGTCACGGCGCATGTGCATCAGGGGGCGATCGACGTGCTCGGCAGCGTGGTTGTGCCGAGTACCGTTCATCAGGCGAAATTCAACATGGGGACCGTGCTCGGCCTCGTCGCTTATCGCGGCTACGCGGGCGTGAACGAATTCGAGCGCGACTATTCGGCGGACGATATCGCCGCGTTTCGCGCACGCGTGACGATGGCGCTGGACGAGGAAGTGGACCGCGCGTATCCCGCCCGCTGGATCGGCAAGGTGACTGTGACGACGCGCGACGGCCGCACGTTGCAAGGGCGCGTGGATGAACCGAAGGGCGATCCGGGTAATACGCTTTCGCGAGACGAGATCGCAGCGAAGTTCGTGCGCCTGGCCGCGTTTTCGGGCGCAGCCCGCGAAAGCGATGCACAGCGCCTGCTCGACGCGGCGTGGGGGATTGCCGAGGCGCAGCGCATAGGCTCGCTTTTCGGCGCAGGGGCGAGCGCATGA
- a CDS encoding CaiB/BaiF CoA transferase family protein, protein MRPLDGIKVVTLEHAIAAPFCTRQLADLGARVIKIERPGVGDFARGYDERVHGLASHFVWTNRSKESLSLDVKHKEAAPILDALLADADVLVQNLAPGAAARLGLSYEALSERYPKLIVCDISGYGDDGPYRERKAYDLLIQSESGFLSITGSPGEPAKAGCSIADIAAGMYAYSNILSALLMRGRTGRGCRIDVSMLESMVEWMGYPLYYAIDGQTPPPLAGASHATIYPYGPFPAGDGKSVMLGLQNDREWKLFCEHVLLQPELAADERFAANSQRSARRAALRELIVEAFSKLSAAQVIERLDRAGIANAQMNTMADVWAHPQLQARERWREVQTSAGMVPALLPPGAPGAFDARMDAVPALGQHTESILRELGFDAGRIGALREAGAI, encoded by the coding sequence ATGAGACCACTCGACGGTATCAAGGTCGTCACGCTCGAACATGCGATTGCCGCGCCGTTCTGCACGCGCCAGCTGGCCGATCTCGGCGCGCGCGTGATCAAGATCGAGCGGCCAGGCGTGGGCGACTTCGCGCGCGGCTACGACGAGCGCGTGCATGGACTCGCCTCGCACTTCGTGTGGACGAACCGCTCGAAGGAAAGCCTCTCGCTCGACGTGAAGCACAAGGAGGCCGCGCCGATCCTCGACGCATTGCTCGCCGACGCCGACGTGCTCGTGCAGAATCTCGCGCCGGGCGCGGCGGCGCGCCTTGGGCTCAGCTACGAGGCGCTCAGTGAGCGCTATCCGAAGCTGATCGTGTGCGATATCTCCGGTTACGGCGACGATGGTCCCTACCGCGAGCGCAAGGCGTACGACCTGTTGATTCAAAGCGAATCGGGCTTTCTCTCCATCACGGGGTCGCCCGGCGAGCCGGCGAAGGCGGGTTGCTCGATTGCCGATATCGCCGCGGGCATGTATGCCTATTCGAATATTCTGAGCGCGCTGCTGATGCGCGGGCGCACCGGGCGCGGGTGCCGCATCGACGTCTCGATGCTGGAGAGCATGGTGGAGTGGATGGGCTATCCGCTTTACTACGCGATCGACGGGCAAACGCCGCCGCCGCTCGCGGGCGCTTCGCACGCGACGATCTATCCGTATGGGCCGTTTCCGGCCGGCGACGGCAAGTCGGTGATGCTCGGCCTGCAGAACGACCGCGAATGGAAGCTCTTTTGCGAGCACGTGCTGTTGCAGCCGGAGCTTGCCGCCGATGAGCGCTTCGCTGCGAATTCACAGCGTTCCGCGCGCCGCGCAGCGTTGCGCGAACTGATCGTCGAGGCGTTTTCGAAGCTCAGTGCGGCGCAGGTCATCGAACGGCTTGACCGCGCGGGCATCGCCAATGCCCAGATGAACACCATGGCCGATGTGTGGGCCCATCCGCAACTGCAGGCGCGCGAGCGCTGGCGCGAAGTGCAGACATCGGCGGGGATGGTGCCGGCGCTGTTGCCGCCGGGCGCGCCTGGCGCATTCGATGCGCGCATGGATGCCGTCCCTGCACTCGGTCAGCATACCGAATCTATTCTGCGAGAGCTTGGCTTCGATGCGGGGCGTATTGGCGCGCTGCGCGAAGCAGGAGCAATCTGA
- a CDS encoding acyl-CoA dehydrogenase family protein: MQTTQQDSFQDIREAVRDLCQQFSGEYFRKIDEARGYPEAFVDALTKAGWLAALIPQEYGGSGLGLTEASVIMEEINRAGGNSGVCHGQMYNMGTLLRHGSAEQKRKYLPKIASGELRLQSMGVTEPTTGTDTTKIKTTAVRKGDRYVINGQKVWISRVQHSDLMILLARTTPLADVKKKSEGMSIFVVDLREAVGHGLTVQPILNMVNHETNELFFDNLEIPAENLIGEEGMGFKYILDGLNAERTLIAAECIGDGYWFIDKVSAYAKERIVFGRPIGQNQGVQFPIARAFVNVEAASLMRFEAARRFDAHEACGAQANMAKLLAADASWEAANACLQFHGGFGFACEYDVERKFRETRLYQVAPISTNLILSYVAEHVLGLPRSF, encoded by the coding sequence ATGCAAACCACGCAACAAGATTCGTTTCAGGATATCCGCGAAGCCGTACGCGATCTGTGCCAGCAGTTTTCGGGTGAATATTTCCGCAAGATCGACGAGGCGCGCGGCTATCCCGAGGCATTCGTCGATGCCCTCACCAAGGCCGGCTGGCTCGCAGCGCTGATTCCTCAGGAGTACGGCGGATCTGGCCTGGGGCTGACCGAAGCATCGGTCATCATGGAGGAGATCAACCGCGCCGGGGGCAACTCGGGCGTATGCCATGGCCAGATGTACAACATGGGCACGCTGCTGCGCCACGGCTCGGCGGAGCAAAAGCGCAAGTACCTGCCGAAGATCGCGAGCGGCGAATTGCGCCTGCAATCGATGGGCGTGACCGAGCCCACCACGGGCACCGACACCACGAAGATCAAGACCACGGCGGTGCGCAAGGGCGACCGCTACGTGATCAACGGGCAAAAGGTGTGGATCTCGCGCGTGCAGCATTCGGACCTCATGATCCTGCTTGCGCGCACCACGCCGCTCGCCGACGTGAAGAAGAAGTCCGAAGGCATGTCGATCTTCGTGGTCGACCTGCGCGAAGCCGTCGGCCACGGCCTCACCGTGCAGCCGATTCTCAACATGGTCAATCACGAGACCAACGAACTCTTCTTCGATAACCTCGAAATTCCGGCGGAAAACCTGATCGGCGAGGAGGGGATGGGCTTCAAGTACATCCTCGACGGACTGAACGCCGAGCGCACGCTCATCGCGGCGGAATGCATCGGCGACGGCTACTGGTTCATCGACAAGGTGAGTGCCTACGCGAAGGAGCGCATCGTGTTCGGACGGCCTATCGGGCAGAATCAGGGTGTGCAGTTTCCGATCGCGCGCGCGTTCGTCAACGTCGAAGCCGCGAGCCTGATGCGCTTCGAAGCCGCGCGCCGCTTCGACGCGCACGAGGCTTGTGGCGCGCAAGCCAACATGGCGAAACTGCTGGCCGCCGACGCCTCGTGGGAGGCCGCGAATGCGTGTCTGCAATTCCACGGCGGCTTCGGTTTCGCCTGCGAGTACGATGTGGAGCGCAAGTTCCGCGAGACGCGCCTCTATCAAGTCGCGCCGATCTCGACCAATCTGATTCTCTCGTACGTGGCGGAGCATGTGCTCGGCCTGCCGCGTTCGTTCTGA
- a CDS encoding citryl-CoA lyase, which produces MARQPKPLVRSDIAYSTPDRIVVRGKSLPDEVLGHMNLGDFAFLQLTGKTATPQQSAMFNAIVITLVEHGMTPSAIAARMTYAGAPESLQAAVAAGLCGLGSVFVGSMEGACRMLSETLPYDAQCDDLEKLAVDTVAAWRTRGTPIPGLGHPLHKPIDPRTPRLFELAAQNGMSGRYVKLMQLIGAEAERASGKALPINATGAIGAICCEFGFPWRIVRGFGVMARAIGLVGHLLEEGERPMSFELWQRVEDEASAHLRGEA; this is translated from the coding sequence ATGGCCCGTCAACCGAAACCGCTCGTGCGCTCCGATATCGCGTACAGCACGCCCGATCGTATTGTCGTGCGTGGCAAAAGCCTGCCCGACGAAGTGCTCGGCCACATGAATCTCGGCGACTTCGCGTTTCTGCAACTCACGGGCAAGACCGCCACGCCGCAGCAGTCCGCGATGTTCAACGCCATCGTCATTACGCTCGTCGAGCACGGCATGACGCCGAGCGCCATCGCTGCGCGCATGACGTATGCGGGCGCGCCCGAGTCGCTGCAGGCGGCCGTTGCGGCGGGGCTATGCGGGCTTGGCTCGGTGTTCGTCGGCAGCATGGAAGGCGCGTGCCGCATGCTCTCCGAAACACTGCCTTACGATGCCCAATGCGACGATCTGGAGAAACTCGCTGTCGATACCGTCGCCGCGTGGCGCACGCGCGGCACGCCGATTCCAGGGCTCGGTCATCCGCTGCACAAGCCCATCGATCCGCGCACGCCGCGCCTTTTCGAACTGGCCGCGCAAAACGGCATGTCGGGGCGCTATGTGAAGCTCATGCAGCTAATTGGCGCGGAGGCAGAGCGCGCATCGGGCAAGGCATTGCCGATCAACGCGACCGGCGCGATCGGTGCGATCTGCTGCGAATTCGGCTTCCCATGGCGCATCGTGCGCGGCTTCGGCGTGATGGCGCGCGCAATCGGCCTGGTTGGCCATCTGCTCGAAGAGGGCGAGCGCCCCATGTCGTTCGAGTTGTGGCAGCGTGTGGAAGACGAAGCCTCCGCCCATCTACGCGGCGAAGCGTGA
- a CDS encoding HpcH/HpaI aldolase/citrate lyase family protein — protein MSAALSRSYLFVPGNRPERFEKARGAGADAVIVDLEDAVPPAEKGAARDAVVAALDAARPVWVRVNGTDTPWFADDAAALGAHAGVAGIMLPKAESAEQIAALRSGAHGALQVLPIVETARGIAGLNALCGAQGVLRVAFGTLDFQVDMGIDGDGEELDAFRSQIVLTSRLAGIAAPVDGVSTVFDDAEALEREARRGRRFGYGGKLCIHPKQIEPVHRAYAWSEAQRAWAQRVLDAVQASGGAAVALDGKMVDMPVILKARRILGV, from the coding sequence ATGAGCGCGGCGCTTTCCCGCTCGTATCTGTTCGTGCCGGGCAACCGGCCCGAGCGCTTCGAAAAGGCGCGCGGCGCGGGTGCCGATGCGGTGATCGTCGATCTGGAGGATGCGGTTCCGCCCGCGGAAAAGGGCGCCGCGCGCGACGCAGTGGTCGCGGCTCTGGACGCCGCGCGGCCGGTCTGGGTGCGCGTGAACGGCACCGACACGCCCTGGTTCGCCGACGATGCCGCGGCGCTTGGCGCACACGCGGGCGTGGCGGGGATCATGCTGCCGAAGGCGGAAAGCGCCGAACAGATCGCGGCGCTACGCTCGGGCGCACACGGCGCGCTGCAAGTGTTGCCGATCGTGGAAACCGCGCGCGGCATCGCGGGCCTGAATGCGCTGTGCGGCGCGCAAGGCGTGCTGCGCGTGGCGTTCGGCACGCTCGACTTTCAAGTGGACATGGGTATCGACGGCGACGGCGAGGAACTCGACGCGTTTCGTTCGCAGATCGTGCTGACCTCGCGGCTGGCAGGCATTGCTGCGCCTGTCGATGGCGTTTCGACCGTATTCGATGACGCAGAGGCGCTCGAGCGTGAAGCGCGGCGCGGGCGGCGATTTGGCTACGGCGGCAAGCTTTGCATTCACCCGAAGCAGATCGAGCCCGTGCATCGCGCGTACGCATGGAGCGAGGCGCAGCGCGCATGGGCGCAGCGCGTGCTCGACGCGGTGCAGGCGAGCGGTGGGGCGGCCGTGGCGCTTGACGGGAAGATGGTGGACATGCCGGTGATCCTCAAGGCACGGCGGATTTTGGGTGTTTGA
- a CDS encoding electron transfer flavoprotein subunit alpha/FixB family protein: MTNLVIAEHDNHSIKAATLNTVAAAQKIGGDVHVLVAGHNAQAAADAAAKIAGVAKVLLADAPQLEQGLAENVEATVLSIAKNYSHILAPATAAGKNVTPRIAAKLDAAQISDITAVDSPDTFERPIYAGNAIATVQSVDPIKVITVRTTAFDAVAAEGGSAAVEKLGAAADSGLTQFVGREVTKLDRPELTSAKIIVSGGRGLGSGENYTKVLEPLADKLNAALGASRAAVDAGYVPNDYQVGQTGKIVAPQLYVAVGISGAIQHLAGMKDSKVIVAINKDEEAPIFSVADYGLVGDLFTVVPELAGAIG; the protein is encoded by the coding sequence ATGACGAATCTGGTTATTGCTGAACACGACAATCACTCGATCAAGGCCGCGACGCTGAACACCGTCGCTGCAGCACAGAAGATTGGCGGCGACGTGCATGTGCTGGTCGCGGGCCACAACGCACAGGCAGCAGCCGACGCAGCCGCGAAGATCGCAGGCGTGGCGAAGGTGCTGCTCGCCGATGCGCCGCAACTCGAACAGGGTCTTGCCGAAAACGTCGAAGCGACGGTCCTGAGCATTGCGAAGAACTATTCGCACATCCTCGCGCCGGCAACGGCAGCGGGCAAGAACGTCACGCCGCGTATCGCCGCGAAGCTCGACGCCGCGCAGATCAGCGACATTACCGCTGTCGATTCGCCGGACACGTTCGAACGTCCGATCTACGCGGGCAATGCGATCGCAACGGTGCAATCGGTCGACCCGATCAAGGTCATCACCGTTCGCACGACGGCATTCGACGCAGTCGCGGCCGAAGGCGGCAGCGCAGCCGTCGAGAAGCTCGGCGCGGCAGCGGACAGCGGTCTGACGCAGTTCGTCGGCCGTGAAGTCACGAAGCTCGACCGTCCTGAACTCACGAGCGCGAAGATCATCGTCTCGGGTGGCCGGGGTCTGGGCAGCGGCGAGAACTACACGAAGGTTCTGGAGCCGCTGGCGGACAAGCTCAACGCAGCGCTCGGCGCCTCGCGCGCGGCAGTCGATGCTGGCTACGTGCCGAACGACTACCAGGTCGGTCAGACCGGCAAGATTGTCGCGCCGCAACTGTATGTGGCAGTCGGCATCTCGGGCGCGATCCAGCATCTGGCCGGCATGAAGGACTCGAAGGTCATCGTCGCGATCAACAAGGACGAGGAAGCACCGATCTTCAGCGTGGCCGACTATGGCCTCGTGGGCGACCTGTTCACGGTCGTGCCGGAACTCGCTGGCGCAATCGGCTAA
- a CDS encoding FAS1-like dehydratase domain-containing protein produces the protein MPESQTPSLSAWLDKTETLTDDITAFPLRALAATLDREAPGSAVPPLWHWLYFLPVSPLAEAGPDGHPKRGGFLPPVELPRRMWAGGRLTFHAPLRAGNEAARTSTIANIEDKTGRSGRLVFVTVQHRYESGGALCIEEEHDIVYRDAPQPGASAPKPVVAPQGETWSRTLTASALMLFRYSALTFNGHRIHYDFPYVTQEEGYPGLVVHGPLIATLLLDLVHRERPDAAIATYAFRAVRPTFAGNAFTLCGKLSDDARSVELWAKDHDGYLTMQATATLA, from the coding sequence ATGCCGGAATCGCAAACGCCATCGCTCAGTGCGTGGCTCGACAAGACCGAAACGCTCACCGACGACATCACCGCGTTTCCGCTGCGCGCGCTTGCCGCCACCCTCGACCGCGAAGCGCCTGGTAGCGCCGTGCCGCCGCTGTGGCACTGGCTCTATTTTCTGCCTGTTTCACCGCTCGCCGAAGCGGGTCCCGATGGTCACCCGAAACGCGGCGGCTTCCTGCCGCCGGTCGAACTGCCGCGCCGCATGTGGGCGGGCGGCCGCTTGACGTTTCACGCGCCGCTGCGCGCGGGCAACGAAGCCGCGCGCACGTCCACTATCGCGAACATCGAGGACAAGACCGGCCGCAGCGGCCGCCTCGTGTTCGTGACCGTGCAGCATCGCTACGAGAGCGGCGGGGCGCTGTGCATCGAGGAAGAGCACGACATCGTTTATCGCGATGCGCCGCAGCCCGGTGCGAGCGCGCCGAAGCCGGTCGTGGCGCCGCAAGGCGAGACGTGGTCGCGCACGCTCACGGCCAGCGCGCTCATGCTGTTCCGCTATTCCGCACTGACTTTCAACGGTCATCGCATTCACTACGACTTCCCGTATGTCACGCAGGAAGAGGGCTATCCGGGCCTCGTCGTGCACGGCCCGCTGATCGCCACGCTGCTGCTCGACCTCGTGCACCGCGAGCGGCCTGACGCCGCGATCGCGACCTACGCGTTTCGCGCGGTACGGCCCACGTTCGCGGGCAACGCGTTCACGCTGTGCGGCAAGCTTTCCGACGACGCACGCTCGGTCGAACTCTGGGCGAAAGATCACGACGGCTATCTGACGATGCAGGCCACTGCCACGCTGGCCTGA